ATGTATGCACTCTTTGCATAATGCTTCTCTAATTGCAATGGGTTAATCTGAGTTGAAGTCTATTTAATGTTAATGTTGGAAGTATTTGAATTACATGTCAAATAAACGCCAATGATAAATTTATGTAACATCCTATTGTCCTGAACACTGTTCTTTAATTGGCAGTCATAATATTACTTGAAGAATATATGTTCAaatatctgtttttcttttaatataatttttatcATAGGTGGTTGGTCTGATGATAAAAACTTCTGACTAaaccaaatattaaaatatatctgTTGCATACTCCTCAAATTACCGTTGCCAGTTGGAAAGGTCCTGTTCTGCATCGTAGACTAGTGTAGTTGCCATAGTTCCGTTCGAGTTGGAAAATGCATGTCGCATTAAACTGACAGCAATCTAATTTTATAGATCAGAAGGCATATGTACTGAATCTTAATTAGAAAACAGAAGGGCTTTATTACACTGAATTGACATaataattttcagtttttctttgcaGGTCAGAAAGGTGTCTAGTATGAGCAATTTGGATCAGGGGGAGTCTGAGAGTGGTCACTCTAATTCAGAATCAGAAGCCTCAAATGGCTTCACAGTGCTATCAAACATCAATTTGCCAAGTTCTATTGCATGCTGTGGTACTACAGACCTTGAAAAAACATTGGAAATTATGCCAGCAGACACTGCTATCCAGGTTACATCAAGTGGAATGGACTCAGTTAGAAGCACAGAAGAACATATTTCTCCTGAACAAAGTGAGAGCAACCTCTCAGAAAATATTGCTTGCCCAAAGATTACATCTCCTGATAAAACACAAAATATGACTACTTCAAATGCACATGTAAACCAAGAGCATACGGAGGTGCCACCAGCCTGTGAGGAAGTACCTGATCCTTATGTAATGAGTCTTCAAAACCTTCTGAAAAAGTCTAGggagtacatagagagagagcaAACCAGACGTAGCATAAGAAGTAATTCAAAAAGAAGTGTTAATGAAAATCATTCAGATAAAGAAAATGATGCAGTTAAAAGAAATGTGTCTGGGAAAGAGAGAGCGAGGTTTACAGGTAGGAGTTGTACTCCTCTGACACTTGATAAACCAAGTCTTAATAAATCAAATATTCTTCTCCAGGGTGCCTCTGCCCAAATAAATAGCATGAGTACATCAGCTTCACCCAGCTTTTCTAAAGTGGATATACCTACAAGAGCTGGAACCCCCCCAGTTTTGGATTCGGATTCAGatgaagaatttaaaaatatctccACCTTTGATCACGACACTAGTATTGTCAGAAGCCTTACAGGTTCTTATGCCAAATTACCCAGCCCGgaaccaagtatgagccctaaaATGCACCGAAGACGTCCAAGACCTTCATCAATGGGACACATAGTTATCAATAACCCTGTGAATGCCTATGAATTAAGCCCTTTAAACAAGGGAAGAGCAATTGACTTGATCATACAAGATGTCACTGACCAAACCAATGCATCTGAACCTGTGCCAAAATTCACTGCTGACATCACTGCAGTTTGTTCTAGCAAAGCTCATGTTGTTAACAAGAATTCTTCAGAGACTTCAAATCACATGTGTCAGCATTCCATTAGTCAACTAGAGAGCAAAGGAATGATGGTGTCTTCCATAATGGAGGGAAAGCTGGATGGTAGAAGGCCATACAAAATGGACAGTACTACTTGTACTGTAACTCCAAATTTGCATGAGTCATATGCAGTCAGTCAGTCGATGGTGACTCAAAAGCTCATAACTATGAATGGAATCAAGCCAGATAGTTTATTAGAAAAGACCAAAAGTAATTCACCCGTGGAACTCAATAAATCTTATGATGTAGAAAATCCATCTCCATTACTGATGCAAAGCCAGAATAAGCATCAGCAAATGGATACTCCAAATGTTTCTTCTGGAAATGAACACTTTGTAGAAAATGGTTTCGAAAAAGTGAAACGTAGGCTTGATTTAGATATTGATAGCTCACAGAAAGAGAACAACCCTTATGTTTTAACAGATGGAACAGAAGAGCAAGAGAAGTGGAGGTTGCAAGACCGAAGATGCCCCATAGGATCTGTTTATGGTAACAAGAATGAAACCTCAGGCAGTGGTACCAAGGGTGAGATAACGTTTTCTGTAGTCAGCCTTTTTCCAAGTTGGAAAGTTACTTTTAGTTAgaaatttcatttttagaaaatagGCCACTGTCTTTCATCTGCACCTTTAGTTTTTTGAGTATTCTCCTAGCTTGTGCATCATTTATGATCAAATGACAGGAtgcatttctgtatttttaatccACTAAACATTAAGTAAGGCCCTGTAGTAAAACAGGTTTTTCTGAAACAGAGACACTTGTGAAATTTTTAATGACAGAAAGAAAATCTAAATGAATTCTTGTGTACCAGGGAAAGGTCAATAGGGCACCTAACATGAGTATGGTGGGCAGGACTATGATAGAGCAGTTTTTTGAGTTCTTAAAATGTAAGAAAACAGATGCACACTGCAAGTAAAAACATACATGTATTAAAATATCAGCTGCAAGTAACTTCAATATTACCAGGATTGGCATTCTTCCAATTCAAGAATAAAAATGTCGTGTGTCTTTTTCTCTAATGAAGTCTGTAAAGGAAAATATCAAAACTAAGTGGAATAAATGTTTTTGTGTACTCAAGCAAGTAGTCATATTCTTTTCAGAGCTAGTCTCTGAATGTGACTGCTTGAATCTGGGATTGGTCAGTGCCATTTATACTATCCCATCTATGGATGTGCGGATCTCAGAAATGAGaatatgaaataaaagaaaaatattctacTTCATGTGTTTGTGGAAATACCAGCGGTGGGTGCTTTATAACACCTAATGGCAAAATGTATTGAAAATGTAGAGATCTGTTTATCTAGCTTGCAGAACACTTAGAAAATATAAGAATATATGATTAATGCTTtatgatcagggccggctccaggcaccagctaaagaagcaggtgcttggggcagcactcgGGCCGCTCTTGGagtggcacgtctgggtcttcggcggtaattcggtggcgggtccctcagtccctctcggagcaaaggacctgctgccgaagagtGGAGTGGTGCAATTGCGctgctgtggctttttttttttttttttttttttttttttgcgccgcttggggcggcagaaaacctggaacCGGCCCTCTTTATGATGcatgtggtggtttttttgtttgttttttttttcttttcagaagaagagattttgaaaaataaactctTGGCTTTTGAAGAAATGAGAAAGAGACTTGAAGAGCAGCATGCACAACAACTGTCAGTACTGATAGCTGAACAagagagagaacaggagagatTGCAGAAGGTGAGGGAACAAGATAGGAAAATGCTAAGATGAGGTGTTTAGGGTTAACTGCTCAACTTGCTATTTTAGTATAAGGGACTGAAACAATGTAGTCTTTCTCTGCATGTCATACTCAAGATGGATATTTAATAAATCTGTCTGAATTTGTGGGAGCTCTTTGAAGAATGACTGTGAAACCTTTGCTGAGCTTCCATGTTGGTCTGGCTAGCAGCATTTAGAGCATTGAGAAAACTC
This sequence is a window from Gopherus evgoodei ecotype Sinaloan lineage chromosome 10, rGopEvg1_v1.p, whole genome shotgun sequence. Protein-coding genes within it:
- the CCP110 gene encoding centriolar coiled-coil protein of 110 kDa isoform X2 codes for the protein MEDYEKFCEKHLARIQGESVQRETSSSAQKNISLIQFHGIPVLSPLLSLERKKECSRITKALDVEIWKQNSRKRALLNRVQEILENMQVRKVSSMSNLDQGESESGHSNSESEASNGFTVLSNINLPSSIACCGTTDLEKTLEIMPADTAIQVTSSGMDSVRSTEEHISPEQSESNLSENIACPKITSPDKTQNMTTSNAHVNQEHTEVPPACEEVPDPYVMSLQNLLKKSREYIEREQTRRSIRSNSKRSVNENHSDKENDAVKRNVSGKERARFTGRSCTPLTLDKPSLNKSNILLQGASAQINSMSTSASPSFSKVDIPTRAGTPPVLDSDSDEEFKNISTFDHDTSIVRSLTGSYAKLPSPEPSMSPKMHRRRPRPSSMGHIVINNPVNAYELSPLNKGRAIDLIIQDVTDQTNASEPVPKFTADITAVCSSKAHVVNKNSSETSNHMCQHSISQLESKGMMVSSIMEGKLDGRRPYKMDSTTCTVTPNLHESYAVSQSMVTQKLITMNGIKPDSLLEKTKSNSPVELNKSYDVENPSPLLMQSQNKHQQMDTPNVSSGNEHFVENGFEKVKRRLDLDIDSSQKENNPYVLTDGTEEQEKWRLQDRRCPIGSVYGNKNETSGSGTKEEEILKNKLLAFEEMRKRLEEQHAQQLSVLIAEQEREQERLQKEIEEQERKLKGKKSATADTEIPKMTISSGMELEWRKISESGLLETVLTQVETIHNTNSNSTDKSFANTTMPSSFGSTNEAPFYLWGPSGSGMSKISASRLIRAKTRWSQAFNPEMQMKFSKITALAKGFLTRRLMQTEKLKYLRQTVKDTMEFIKNFQSEAPLKRGTVSVQDASLQERVMAQLRAALYDIHDIFFIMEVSERMNILRHDREVRKEKMLRQMAKIKTPRERVTLSTATQKSLDRKKYMKAAEMGIPNKKLIIKQNTPEARVLQPNQGQNTPIQRLLCRQGTPKTSMKGVEQNRKKSSESRVPNKATSGVYAGRIQRKKPNVVTI
- the CCP110 gene encoding centriolar coiled-coil protein of 110 kDa isoform X4; translation: MEDYEKFCEKHLARIQGESVQRETSSSAQKNISLIQFHGIPVLSPLLSLERKKECSRITKALDVEIWKQNSRKRALLNRVQEILENMQVRKVSSMSNLDQGESESGHSNSESEASNGFTVLSNINLPSSIACCGTTDLEKTLEIMPADTAIQVTSSGMDSVRSTEEHISPEQSESNLSENIACPKITSPDKTQNMTTSNAHVNQEHTEVPPACEEVPDPYVMSLQNLLKKSREYIEREQTRRSIRSNSKRSVNENHSDKENDAVKRNVSGKERARFTGRSCTPLTLDKPSLNKSNILLQGASAQINSMSTSASPSFSKVDIPTRAGTPPVLDSDSDEEFKNISTFDHDTSIVRSLTGSYAKLPSPEPSMSPKMHRRRPRPSSMGHIVINNPVNAYELSPLNKGRAIDLIIQDVTDQTNASEPVPKFTADITAVCSSKAHVVNKNSSETSNHMCQHSISQLESKGMMVSSIMEGKLDGRRPYKMDSTTCTVTPNLHESYAVSQSMVTQKLITMNGIKPDSLLEKTKSNSPVELNKSYDVENPSPLLMQSQNKHQQMDTPNVSSGNEHFVENGFEKVKRRLDLDIDSSQKENNPYVLTDGTEEQEKWRLQDRRCPIGSVYGNKNETSGSGTKEEEILKNKLLAFEEMRKRLEEQHAQQLSVLIAEQEREQERLQKEIEEQERKLKGKKSATADTEIPKMTISSGMELEWRKISESGLLETVLTQVETIHNTNSNSTDKSFANTTMPSSFGSTNEAPFYLWGPSGSGMSKISASRLIRAKTRWSQAFNPEMQMKFSKITALAKGFLTRRLMQTEKLKYLRQTVKDTMEFIKNFQSEAPLKRGTVSVQDASLQERVMAQLRAALYDIHDIFFIMEVSERMNILRHDREVRKEKMLRQMAKIKTPRERVTLSTATQKSLDRKKYMKAAEMGIPNKKLIIKQNTPEARVLQPNQGQNTPIQRLLCRQGSICRKNPKKEAKCCDNLRRQHSLG
- the CCP110 gene encoding centriolar coiled-coil protein of 110 kDa isoform X3, producing MEDYEKFCEKHLARIQGESVQRETSSSAQKNISLIQFHGIPVLSPLLSLERKKECSRITKALDVEIWKQNSRKRALLNRVQEILENMQVRKVSSMSNLDQGESESGHSNSESEASNGFTVLSNINLPSSIACCGTTDLEKTLEIMPADTAIQVTSSGMDSVRSTEEHISPEQSESNLSENIACPKITSPDKTQNMTTSNAHVNQEHTEVPPACEEVPDPYVMSLQNLLKKSREYIEREQTRRSIRSNSKRSVNENHSDKENDAVKRNVSGKERARFTGRSCTPLTLDKPSLNKSNILLQGASAQINSMSTSASPSFSKVDIPTRAGTPPVLDSDSDEEFKNISTFDHDTSIVRSLTGSYAKLPSPEPSMSPKMHRRRPRPSSMGHIVINNPVNAYELSPLNKGRAIDLIIQDVTDQTNASEPVPKFTADITAVCSSKAHVVNKNSSETSNHMCQHSISQLESKGMMVSSIMEGKLDGRRPYKMDSTTCTVTPNLHESYAVSQSMVTQKLITMNGIKPDSLLEKTKSNSPVELNKSYDVENPSPLLMQSQNKHQQMDTPNVSSGNEHFVENGFEKVKRRLDLDIDSSQKENNPYVLTDGTEEQEKWRLQDRRCPIGSVYGNKNETSGSGTKEEEILKNKLLAFEEMRKRLEEQHAQQLSVLIAEQEREQERLQKTFNLQEIEEQERKLKGKKSATADTEIPKMTISSGMELEWRKISESGLLETVLTQVETIHNTNSNSTDKSFANTTMPSSFGSTNEAPFYLWGPSGSGMSKISASRLIRAKTRWSQAFNPEMQMKFSKITALAKGFLTRRLMQTEKLKYLRQTVKDTMEFIKNFQSEAPLKRGTVSVQDASLQERVMAQLRAALYDIHDIFFIMEVSERMNILRHDREVRKEKMLRQMAKIKTPRERVTLSTATQKSLDRKKYMKAAEMGIPNKKLIIKQNTPEARVLQPNQGQNTPIQRLLCRQGSICRKNPKKEAKCCDNLRRQHSLG
- the CCP110 gene encoding centriolar coiled-coil protein of 110 kDa isoform X1, whose protein sequence is MEDYEKFCEKHLARIQGESVQRETSSSAQKNISLIQFHGIPVLSPLLSLERKKECSRITKALDVEIWKQNSRKRALLNRVQEILENMQVRKVSSMSNLDQGESESGHSNSESEASNGFTVLSNINLPSSIACCGTTDLEKTLEIMPADTAIQVTSSGMDSVRSTEEHISPEQSESNLSENIACPKITSPDKTQNMTTSNAHVNQEHTEVPPACEEVPDPYVMSLQNLLKKSREYIEREQTRRSIRSNSKRSVNENHSDKENDAVKRNVSGKERARFTGRSCTPLTLDKPSLNKSNILLQGASAQINSMSTSASPSFSKVDIPTRAGTPPVLDSDSDEEFKNISTFDHDTSIVRSLTGSYAKLPSPEPSMSPKMHRRRPRPSSMGHIVINNPVNAYELSPLNKGRAIDLIIQDVTDQTNASEPVPKFTADITAVCSSKAHVVNKNSSETSNHMCQHSISQLESKGMMVSSIMEGKLDGRRPYKMDSTTCTVTPNLHESYAVSQSMVTQKLITMNGIKPDSLLEKTKSNSPVELNKSYDVENPSPLLMQSQNKHQQMDTPNVSSGNEHFVENGFEKVKRRLDLDIDSSQKENNPYVLTDGTEEQEKWRLQDRRCPIGSVYGNKNETSGSGTKEEEILKNKLLAFEEMRKRLEEQHAQQLSVLIAEQEREQERLQKTFNLQEIEEQERKLKGKKSATADTEIPKMTISSGMELEWRKISESGLLETVLTQVETIHNTNSNSTDKSFANTTMPSSFGSTNEAPFYLWGPSGSGMSKISASRLIRAKTRWSQAFNPEMQMKFSKITALAKGFLTRRLMQTEKLKYLRQTVKDTMEFIKNFQSEAPLKRGTVSVQDASLQERVMAQLRAALYDIHDIFFIMEVSERMNILRHDREVRKEKMLRQMAKIKTPRERVTLSTATQKSLDRKKYMKAAEMGIPNKKLIIKQNTPEARVLQPNQGQNTPIQRLLCRQGTPKTSMKGVEQNRKKSSESRVPNKATSGVYAGRIQRKKPNVVTI